The proteins below come from a single Triticum aestivum cultivar Chinese Spring chromosome 5D, IWGSC CS RefSeq v2.1, whole genome shotgun sequence genomic window:
- the LOC123124435 gene encoding ABC transporter G family member 5-like, with amino-acid sequence MATSGHIVVDVGTHEDASAGQPPVAPVPYRLSFTDLSYTVRTRGGRLASLLSRARASTDSPSPSTTRALLNGISGEAREGELFAVMGASGSGKSTLVDALAGRIERESLRGTVTLNGEPLHGRRLRAISAYVMQDDLLYPMLTVRETLMYAAEFRLSRALSPARKRERVDALIDQLGLTSAADTVIGDEGHRGVSGGERRRVSIGTDIIHDPILLFLDEPTSGLDSASAFMVVQVLLDIARSGSVVVMTIHQPSARILGILGRLLLLSRGRTVYAGTPAGLMPFFHEFGKPIPENENPAEFALDTIRELERQPDGAAQLADFNARWQADHRIIETVNAMPLEVAISESVCRGKLVAGTVTGTASSVPTYANPLTVEVWVLIKRSFTNTRRMPELFGMRLGTIMLTGLILATIFLRLDDTPKGVQERLGFFAMGMSTMFYVCADALPVFVQERHIYLRETAHNSYRRLSYVLANSVVSFPPLVILSLAFAVTTFFAVGLAGGGASFAFFALIILASLWAGSGFVTFLSAVVPHVMVGYTVVVAILAYFLLFSGFFINRDRIPNYWIWFHYISLVKYPYQAVLQNEFGDASRCFARGVQMFEGTPIAGMTEAVKLKVLGAISATLGTNMTAATCVVTGADVLRQQAVTDLGKWMCLLVTAAFGFFFRALFYVVLLVGSKNKRK; translated from the coding sequence ATGGCCACCTCCGGCCACATCGTCGTCGACGTCGGCACCCATGAAGATGCTTCGGCGGGTCAGCCGCCCGTCGCGCCAGTGCCGTACCGGCTGTCCTTCACTGACCTGTCGTACACCGTCAGGACGCGCGGCGGCAGGCTGGCGAGCCTGCTGTCCCGCGCCAGGGCGTCCACGGATTCGCCATCACCGTCAACCACCAGGGCGCTGCTGAACGGCATCTCCGGCGAGGCCCGGGAAGGGGAGCTCTTCGCTGTGATGGGCGCCAGCGGGTCCGGCAAGTCCACCCTTGTCGACGCGCTCGCCGGCCGGATCGAGCGCGAGAGCCTCCGCGGCACCGTCACGCTCAACGGCGAGCCCCTCcacggccgccgcctccgcgccatcTCCGCCTACGTCATGCAGGACGATCTGCTGTACCCGATGCTCACGGTGCGGGAGACGCTGATGTACGCCGCTGAATTCCGCCTCTCCCGCGCGCTCTCCCCGGCCAGGAAGCGCGAACGCGTCGACGCGCTCATCGACCAGCTCGGCCTCACCAGCGCCGCCGACACCGTCATCGGCGACGAGGGGCACCGTGGGGTGTCAGGAGGCGAGAGACGCCGTGTCTCCATCGGCACGGACATCATCCACGACCCGATCCTGCTGTTCCTCGACGAGCCAACCTCCGGGCTCGACTCGGCGAGTGCGTTCATGGTGGTGCAGGTGCTCCTCGACATCGCGCGGAGCGGCAGCGTCGTCGTGATGACCATCCACCAGCCCAGCGCTCGGATCCTCGGCATCCTTGGCCGCCTCCTGCTCCTCTCCCGCGGCCGCACCGTGTACGCCGGCACGCCTGCCGGCCTCATGCCCTTCTTCCACGAGTTCGGCAAGCCCATCCCGGAGAACGAGAACCCGGCCGAGTTCGCGCTGGACACCATCAGAGAACTCGAGCGCCAGCCTGATGGCGCTGCGCAGCTCGCGGACTTCAACGCCAGGTGGCAAGCAGACCACAGGATCATCGAGACTGTCAACGCGATGCCGCTAGAGGTCGCCATATCCGAGAGCGTCTGTCGTGGGAAGCTGGTGGCCGGGACTGTCACAGGGACGGCGTCATCGGTGCCGACGTACGCGAACCCGCTGACGGTGGAGGTGTGGGTGCTGATCAAGCGCTCCTTCACCAACACGCGCCGCATGCCGGAGCTCTTCGGCATGCGCCTGGGCACCATCATGCTGACTGGGCTCATCCTGGCGACCATCTTCCTGCGCCTCGACGACACGCCCAAGGGCGTCCAGGAGCGGCTGGGCTTCTTCGCCATGGGAATGTCCACCATGTTCTacgtctgcgccgacgcgctgccgGTGTTCGTCCAGGAGCGACACATCTACCTCCGCGAGACGGCGCACAACTCGTACCGCCGCTTGTCCTACGTGCTCGCCAACTCCGTCGTGTCTTTCCCGCCGCTGGTCATCCTGTCCCTGGCGTTCGCGGTGACCACGTTCTTCGCCGTGGGCCTCGCCGGCGGGGGCGCGTCGTTCGCCTTCTTTGCGCTGATCATTCTCGCGTCGCTGTGGGCGGGCAGCGGGTTCGTGACGTTCCTGTCGGCGGTGGTGCCGCACGTGATGGTGGGCTACACGGTGGTGGTGGCCATCCTCGCCTacttcctcctcttctccggctTCTTCATCAACCGGGACAGGATTCCCAACTACTGGATATGGTTCCACTACATTTCACTCGTCAAGTATCCCTACCAAGCTGTGTTGCAGAACGAGTTCGGCGACGCGAGCCGGTGCTTCGCGCGCGGGGTACAGATGTTCGAGGGGACACCCATCGCCGGCATGACGGAGGCCGTGAAGTTGAAGGTGCTCGGCGCGATCAGTGCGACTCTCGGCACAAACATGACGGCCGCCACGTGCGTCGTCACCGGTGCCGACGTGCTAAGGCAGCAGGCCGTCACGGACCTAGGGAAGTGGATGTGCCTCCTGGTCACGGCGGCATTCGGCTTCTTCTTCCGTGCTCTCTTCTACGTCGTCTTGCTCGTCGGGAGCAAGAACAAGCGCAAGTAG